In Parageobacillus sp. KH3-4, the genomic window TCCCTTTGCTTTAGGGAGCTATTCATCGCTATCGACGCCATTGATGGGCGGTCTTTCAACTTCCCTGCATGTCAAATCAGCATCGTTTTTGTGGCGCAGCCCCGCGGATTCTTTTTTGCACGGATCCCTGCCATCTGGCAAACAAAGAGCTGGAAGTTTTTGCGTTTGCTGAGAACGCGCATGTTGGCGGTTGAGGAAATGGAAAGGTTATGATAATGTAAGGAAGGAAGTTTGTGTAAGGACTAACATTTTGTCATTGTAGGTGAAAGTATGGCTGATAAAATCAAAGTAATGACGATTTTTGGCACAAGACCCGAAGCCATTAAAATGGCACCGCTTGTATTGGAGCTAAAAAAACATTCGGAGCTGATCGAACCGATTGTCACTGTCACGGCGCAGCATCGGCAAATGCTGGATCAAGTGCTGGAAATTTTCGATATAAAGCCGGATTATGACTTAAATATTATGAAAGACCGCCAAACGTTGACAGAAATTACCGTCCGTGCTTTAGAAGGGCTCGACGACGTGATGAAAAAGGTAAAGCCGGATTTGGTGCTGGTGCACGGGGACACAACGACAACGTTTGTCGCCAGCCTGGCTGCGTTTTACAATCAGATTGCTGTCGGGCACGTCGAAGCCGGATTGCGCACGTGGAACAAATATTCACCGTTTCCAGAAGAAATGAACCGCCAGCTTACCGGCGTGATTGCCGACCTTCATTTCGCGCCGACGAAAAAAGCGTATGAAAACTTAATCAATGAAAATAAAAAGCCCGACTCGATTTTTATTACGGGAAACACGGCGATCGACGCGTTAAAAACAACCGTGACAGACAGCTATAAGCATGATATTTTAGAGAAAATCGGCGACGATCGCATGATTTTATTAACCGCCCATCGTCGGGAAAATCTTGGCGAATCGATGCGCAACATGTTCCGCGCGATCAAGCGCATTGTCCAAGAGCACGAAGATGTGCAAGTTGTTTATCCTGTTCATTTAAATCCGGCGGTACGCGAAGTAGCCGATGAAATTCTTGGCAACGATCCGCGCATTCATTTAATCGAACCTTTAGGCGTGTTTGACTTTCATAATCTCGCTGCGAGGGCGTTCCTTATTTTGACCGATTCCGGTGGCGTGCAGGAAGAAGCGCCTTCATTGGGCGTGCCGGTGTTGGTGCTGCGCGACACGACGGAACGGCCGGAAGGAATCGAAGCGGGGACGCTGAAATTAGCGGGAACGAATGAGGAAACGATATACAGCATGGCCCGTGAGCTATTGAATAACCGCAGCGAATATGAAAAAATGGCGAAAGCCTCGAACCCATACGGAGACGGTCAGGCTTCCAAGCGCATTGTGCAGGCGATTCTTTATTATTTTGGCAAGGCAACAAATCCGCCTGAACCATTTTCCATCTAGATGATGGAATCTTCCATGTCCTTTGCAAATGAAGAAACATGCAGGAGTTTTCTCATAATAGTAGCGGTTATGAAAAAGGAAATAATTTCTTCCTGATTTTTATTTATATGATAAAAAGGTTGATCCCAAAAGAAAACAACGGAGGTTTTTTAGTTAATGTTGAAAAATCTTCCTCGTTCCGTAAAAATTGGAATAACCCGTTCCATTACTCGTACATTTGAAGCATATATGCGGGACATTGAATGGAATGAACAACGATTTGATCCGCAAGTATTTATGCAACGGTGGCGCAATTATATTGTGCGCCATTCCAGCTGGTTCCATTCTCTTGACGACCGCTTAAAAACAAATCCATTGTTTCATCAGGAATTGGCTGATAAAATTAATTCCGTCATTGATAAAGTGCTGTCGGAAGCGCCGACGGAGGAGCAGCTTGCCAAAATTAGGAGATTGGCAAAACTGCATGGCGAAAAAGACATTCACGTTTCCTGCAAGGCGGAAGCAGATTATCAGATTGAACGTCTCGAGCGTCTTGGGAATATGGACAAAACAGAAAATGAATGACATGCCATATCAAGGTATTTTGGCATGTTTTTTATTTTCGCTAGCGGTTTGCGGTTATGCAGAGATAGGAGAGGAAAGCCTCGTTTCTCGAACAGGGACGTCGGTCCTTTGGCGGAATTTAAATATTATGGAAAAAGTGTACATTCGAATTTTGTTTCATTATATATTGAAATTCCGTTACAATAAATACAAACTATATGATATGTATGCATTTTTTGCTATAATAAAATTCGGGTGCAAAAAAGGTACTTTGCGTAAAAAAGGAGAGACATCTTTCATATGAGTAAAAAAATTTGCGTCATTGGATTAGGATATATTGGATTACCGACGTCAGTAATGTTTGCTAATCACGGCATCCAAGTACATGGCGTCGATATTAACGAAAAAACAGTGAAGATGATTCAGCAAAAACAGTTGCACATCGAAGAACCAGGATTACAGGAGCGACTTAACAAGGCGATTGATAGCGGAAAATTTACCGTTTCCACTAAACCGGAGGAAGCGGATGTATTTATTATTGCCGTCCCGTCTCCAATTAACAAGGATAAAACAGCAAATTTAGATTATGTGCGCGCTGCGACAAAATCGATTGTCCCTTATGTTCGAAAAGGAAATTTAGTTGTGCTCGAGTCAACGGTGCCCCCGCGCACGGTGGAAGACGTCATGCTTCCTATTTTACGGGAAGCTAATTTAGAGATTGGGACGGAATTATTTGTGTCTCATTCTCCAGAGCGTGTGATTCCAGGAAGAATTTTTGAAGAATTGGTCAACAATGACCGCATTGTCGGCGGAATTAACGAGGAATCCGGACGCTTGACGGCGGAATTATATAAAACGTTTGTCAAAGGAACGATTCACATCACCGACGCGACAACCGCAGAAATGGTGAAAGTAATCGAAAATACGTATCGCGATGTCAATATCGCATTTGCCAATGAATTGGCAAAAATAAGCGAGAAAATCGGCGTCAATGTATGGGAAGCGATTCGTCTTGCTAATTTCCATCCGCGCGTAAACATCCATTTGCCTGGACCAGGGGTTGGAGGCCATTGCATTGCAGTAGATCCTTGGTTTTTGGTGGAATTACAACCAGAATTAGCGAAAATAGTAAGCCTTGCGCGCCATACAAACGACAGCATGCCGGAATATACAGCGCTAAAAATTAAACAAATTCTTGAAAATGAAAATATTCATCATGGCCGCGTTGCCGTATTTGGCCTAGCGTTCAAAGGAAACGTTGACGATATGCGGGAAAGTCCGTCACTGGAAGTCATTCATCATTTAGAAAAGCTTGGGCTTGATTATACTGCTTACGATCCACATATCAAGGAAAATAAATTGGCGTGCCAGACGCAACAAATTGAAGAGGCTGTTGCCCACGCCGATATTATCGTCATTTTAACCGATCATAATGAATTTAAAACGCTGCATCCAGAAAAAATCGCTCCTCTTGTACGAACGAAAATTATTTTGGATACAAAAAACTGCATCGACCGGAGCGAATGGAAGAAGCATGGATTTCACGTATTGGTGCTTGGGGATGGAAAAAAACAATCTAGATGATAGCTGCAGATTAGGTGTGATAGGATGAAAGAAACGTTTTTAGGTGTCCATGTTTGTACATACACGTACGAACAGCTTGTGACAAAGTTAATGGAAGACATTGATCATAACCGTAAATCGTTTATCGTTGCGATTAATCCCGAAAAAATCATGAAAGCCCAGCAGGATGACCGATTGCGGGAATTGCTGAATCAGGCGACATATCCTATTCCGGATGGGATAGGGGTGATTTTGGCTTCCATCTTAAAAGGAGGCCGCATTCGGTCGCGAGTAACGGGAATCGATATGATGCTCCGCTTATGCAAAGAAGCGGCTGCACGCGGGAAAAAAATTTTCCTTTATGGTGCAAAGCCCGGGATAGCCGATGAGGCAAAGCGGAGATTGGAAAAAATGTTTCCGGGAATTCAAATTGTCGGAACCATGCACGGATATGAGAAAGATGAACAAGTTGTCCAAGAGGCTATCAATCAATCGGGGGCGGACATTTTATTTGTTGCGTTAGGAAGTCCTGCCCAAGAATACTGGATCGCTAACCATATGCATTCGCTGTCCCCAAAAGTATATCAAGGAGTTGGCGGGTCTTTTGATGTGATTTCTGGAAGGATAAAAAGAGCTCCCCTTCTTGTTCAAAAGCTAGGGTTAGAATGGCTATACCGCTTGCTGAAAGAGCCATGGCGCTGGAAGCGGCAGCTTGCGCTTCCGAAATTTCTGATTAAAGTGATTAGAGAATAGAAGGGATAGTATGTCAAAATTACGCATTGCGAGCATCCTGTTTTTGCTATCCACCTTTTTCTTGAAATTCTCGAGCATGTTTCGCGATATAATCATCGCCAATTTGTTCGGTAACTCTTATGTCACCGATGCTTATATCGCGGCGATGACCATCCCCAATGCGCTTATTTTGTTTATGTTGACGGGGATGAAAGATGCCTTTTTGCCTAGCTATTATAAGTACGCCAAGCTAGGAAAAGGCTTTTCTCATTTAACGAACATCGTAAAGGGAACATTTTGGATTTCGTTTGTCATCGCGGTCGCCGGGGCGCTTCTTTCTCCGCTTGTCATTCCAAAACTATATCCAGATTTTAATAGTCATGGAACGCAAATTGCTATATGGACGGCGGTCATTTACTTTCTGTCTGTGGCTATTGTCGGCGTCAATGCGGTTTACGAAGGATATTTTGACGCCCAAAAGATGTTTTCGTTTTCGACATTTTCCCAGACGATTGTTGTGCTGTGCACGATTGGCGGCGCGCTGTTTCTTCATCGCCCAATGGGGATTTATTCCGTGCCGTTTGGCTATTTTGTCGGAACTATCTTTTCTTTCTTAATCAAGCTGTTTTATTTAGGGCCGCGCCAGTTTATTGACTGGAAGCAGCCGGTGGATCGAAAAGAAGTTCTCTCGTTTTACCGCGTATTTTTGCCAATCGGGCTAACGATCGCCGTCGGCCAAGTAAACTTGTTTGTGAACACATTGTTTGCCGCAAGGCTTGGCGAAGGTGCTGTATCTACTCTAAACTATGCATTTCGCCTCGTAAGTATTCCGCAGGCGATTTTTGGAGTAACCATCGCTACAATTGTGTTTCCGTTGTTGGCAGAGGCAAGAACGAAAAACGACATGGCTCTGTTTAGAGTCGGCATCGAAAAGGGACTTACGTACATGTTTTTATTTTTGGCGCCGACGGTTGCCGGAATGCTTGTGCTGATGAAAGAGTGCGTTCAGATTGTATACGAGCGGGGGGCGTTTACGGCGAGTGCGACCGCCCAAACAAGCGAATACTCATTTTTGTATATCGGTTCCGTTCTTTTTTACAGCATTCAAGCTGTCATTGCGAAAGGATTTTATACGCTGGAAAAAGGGCATTATATGCTGAGAGCCGGAATTGTTTCGATTATTGCTAACATTATTTTTAATGCGATTTTTTCCAGCACAATAGGAGCGGCGGGTTTGGCTTTATCCGCGTCTTTTGTCGGCTTGGTGTATTCGCTGATTACGTTTACGACGCTCTATAAAATCACAGGTGGATTTCGCCTTTCGGTGGTTGGAAAGGAATACGGAAAAATTACCATTAGTACGCTCGCAATGGTAGCTGTGTTGCTTTTTATGAAATACGAATTGCATGCCGATCGGCTCGCCATCATACCGTACTTAACGGTCATGATTATATCGGGGGCGGCGGTATACTTTGTAGCATTATGGGTGTTTAAGGTACAATCCGTTAAAGAAATTTTAACGAAAAAGAGGAGGAAAGAAGTTTCTTAGAAGGAAACTGAAAAGCTATGAAACGACTAGGGATGCTGCGAAAGTGGAATAACGAGATTGATTCATTTTCACCATATTTTTTCTTTCCTTTTATTTTAATTCTTTACTTTTTTGTCAGTTTGTTTGATTTTGGAAAAATAGAATATTTTGAAGCTGATCGGAATATTTTATGGGCCATTTTAGCCGGGCTTCTTTCCTATTTGGCAGCTGTTTATATTGTCCAAAAGAAAAATTGGATGTTTCCTTCTATGGGGCTGGCCTTTTTAAAAGGAAAAACGAAATATTTTTTGTATGCTCTTGGCATTATCGGATTGGCTAGTTACGTTATTATGCTTGCGACAGGACAAATTGGGATTGCGGATGAATCGGTGCGCAGGCACTTAGATCCGAAGTTGAATTTTTTAAGTTCGTTTTTATGGTTTTCTGTTCTGTTTCTTATTTGTGACCGTGCTGTTCGCGAACATCCGCTCACAAAGAAGCAGATGCGCACGTATTTTTCAGTGTTGGTCGTCGTTTTGCTGCTTTTAGTGTTAATGGGATATCGGACACCGATTGTCATTATGTGCTTTACATGTTTGATTGTTTTCCATTATACGATTCGGCGCATTAAGCTGTCATGGCTGCTGGCGTTTTTATTCGTCATTGGTTTGTCGCTTTCGTTATTCGGGTTTTTCCGCGTCATTACAGAGGACCAGACGAAAGAATTTAACAGCCATGAAGGGCCGAATGTGGAGTTAAGTGAAGAGCAAGTAGATAGAGATGCGGCGCTCCTCCGCAAAATTAATGAAACACCGAAATGGGTTCGCGGTTTAACGGAAGTAAGCGTAACAGGCCGGATTGTGCTAAGCAAATTAATGGAATATACCGATAAACATGGATATTTGTATGGAAAGCTTCATGAAGGGATATTTTCGACGATTTTGCCGGGCGAGCAGCTATCGCCGCGCATGTTGATTACGGAAATGGTAAATTCGCTTACCGTAGATAAAGGGAAATATGTGACGCGCCCGGGAAGAACCACCACGCCGACATTGCTTGGACAATTTTATGTCGAGGCAGGCTATTGGGCGATTATCATTGGCTTTGCCCTGTACGGCGTGATTTTGTCGATGTTGTATAATCAGATGAAGCAATCGGGATTCGCTTCGTTTCAAACGATTGCGTACGCGTTTATCACGACGATTTTTATGATTTCCATCCATACTGGTTTGCTAGATTTATTGTTTTTGTTGATGATTGGCTATGCTATTGCCTCCAGCGCAATTGAAAGAACGAGGGCAAACGGCTAAAAAAGTCGTTGTTATATAAAGATGTCAATGGTAAAATATACTTGTACGACAGATATTATTTCCTTCTGTAGCAATATAAAGAAAAGACCTCGGTTGGTAGCCACTGGGAAACCGTCTATCTTTAGATAGGCGGTTTTTTTCATAAAAAATGAGGGTGTCCCAAAAGTGATGGGACACCCTTTTGTGCCAATCATATATACGCACGAACAATAAGAGAAAACCTATATATGGTATTCTGTTTATGGTTGAAACAACCTTTTAGGCCAGCCTCATTTTCTTTACGATTGTGGAGAAGAAGACGGCAGCGATACTTTCCATGAACGAAGGTCAGGATTTTCCTTCGTGACTAGCGATTTTGGGAAAATAAACGTCCACGGCTTGCTTGTATTTGCTTTCACTTCAAAGTTATCAAGGGCAAACGCGCCGCTGGCGACGACATCTCCGCTTGCATCATGCACTTGCAACGCTAACTGTTGGATATGAATGTTTTTGTCGCTTCCATTGCGAATGAGCAACGTGACATGAAGATCGCCTTGTTCTGTCTGCCGCGCTTGCAGCCCCATAAAATTGACTTCTCCCGGTTTAGGCGGCTGCAGCGATTGGACGAGCGCTTGCAATTTTTGTCTGTCCTCCGCTGCCAAACTTTTCTCCCAGCTTTCTTCTAAATCAAGGGAGTGGCGCTTTTGTTTTGGCAATTCAAAGGCGAGCTTCCAATCAACAAGCGGTATCTCGGAAGTTCTGAGTGTTTCCTGTTCAAATAAAAATTTCCACGGGCGGCTGCTGCGCGGAGGGACTTCTCCAAGTTCCGACAAATCGAACACTTTACGGGCGAGCACTTCATTGTTTGGACCGAGCAACAAAAGCGGAGTTGGGCTGAATGCAACCGGGCGGGACAAGCTGTTTCGGACGAAAGCCGTAACGACATATCCTTGCGGCACTTGTTTTAAATCAATGCCGGATAAAGAAATTTGGTTTTTTTTCAGCGGCCGCTGCTGATTATGCAAAAATTGATAATAGTAGCGCTCTTCGACGCTTACGTTCCACGATGGATGGAACGACAGCTCTGTTTTGACTTCTTCTTCGCCCGAATCTGTATCGCTGCTTCCTAACAGTTCGCTTGCTTCCACGACGCTGTCACGTTCGTCTTTTTGCTGTTTTTGTTTTTTAAAAAATGGCAACATGTGATTCCCTCCATATATTAGGACATTTTTCCAACACTTTAGCTGGCGGCGATTTTTGGAGTGACCGCCTGCGCGAGACGGCGGCAAATATCTGCTTCGATTTGACGGTACATATATACGAAAAGCTCGAATCCTTCGCGCTGGTATTGGCGAATCGGGTCTTCTTGGCTGTAGTAGCGCAAACCGATGCCTTCTTTTAAACGTTCCATCGCATCAAGATGGTTCAGCCAATGGTGATCGACAATCGAAAGCAAGGAAGGCCTGATTTCCGGCAGCCCTTGTTCGGCGTCATTCATTGCCTCTAAATAATGGATATATTGTTCCAACGAGTGCTGGACGCTGTTTTTTACATCTTCTATATCGTTGATTGTTTCCGGAAGCTGAACAGCAGGAAATGGAATGATTTCATGAAGCCGTTCGGAAAGCTTTTCTAAATTCCATTCTTCTGGAAGCATCCCCACTGGGCAATGTTGCTCAATTTCATATGGAACGTATTCACGGAGCATATCGACCATCAGCGGAATCAGACGATCGTTTTCGAGAATGCGGTTGCGCAATTGGTAAACCGCTGTCCGCTGGTCGTTCAACACGTCGTCAAGCTTTAAGTTGTATTCGCGAATCGAGAAGTTGTTGCCTTCGCAAATGCGCTGAACGCGATCGACAAACTCATGAATATCTTTATTTAAAATTTCTCCGTTTTCGTCCGTTTTTGCTTTTTTGATCCATTTTTCCGTTTCTTCTTTGGCAAAACGGCGGAACATGTCATCTTCCAAGGAAATAAAAAACTGGGAACGTCCCGGATCACCTTGGCGGCCGGCCCGCCCTTTTAGCTGATTGTCAATGCGCCGCGATTCGTGGCGCTCCGTACCGAGCACAAACAGCCCGCCAAGTTCGGCCACCCCTTCGCCAAGCATGATGTCCGTCCCGCGGCCGGCCATGTTTGTCGCGATGGTGATTTGCCCTTTTTGTCCGGCCAACGAGATGAGCTGCGCTTCTTGTTCGATGGTTTTCGCGTTTAATAGGCGAAACGGCAGATTTTCCGCTTCTAAATATTTGGCGACTTTTTCTGACTGCAAAATGGACGTTGTTCCGATTAAAACCGGCTGTCCTGTCTCATGCACACGTTTTACTTCTTTCGCGACCGCCTTGTATTTCTGATCGATCGTTAAAAAGACGCGGTCCGGCTCATCGATGCGGATGACCGGCTTGTTCGTTGGAACTTGCACGACATCCATGCCGTAGAGAGTTTGAAATTCCTTTTCTTCCGTTTTGGCGGTTCCTGTCATGCCCGATAAAATCGGGTAAAGCCGGAAGTAGTTTTGAATCGTAATCGATGCTTGCGTTTTGTTTTCTTCGGTTAGTTCGAGCCCTTCTTTTGCCTCAATCGCCTGATGGAGGCCGTTGCTTAAGCTCCGCCCTTCCATCGGTCTTCCGGTGAACATATCGATTAATACAATTTTTCCGTCCCTGACGATATAATCGACGTCGCGCTGAAATAACACATGGGCGCGCAATGCTTGAATGATATAATGATATAAAGTTTGATGCTCTAAATCGTACAAGTTGTCGATGCCAAAGCCGCGCTCGATCTTGGCGATTCCTTCTTCCGTCAAGTTCGTTGCCTTTGTTTCTTCATCATAATAGTAGTCGACATCGCGTTGAAATGTTTTGACGATGCGGGCGCATAAATAGCTGAGTTCGGAGCTGACTCCTGTTTTGCCGGCGATAATGAGCGGGGTTTTTGCTTCGTCAATGAGGACGCTGTCGATCTCGTCAATAATCGCGTAGTGAAACGGCCGCTGTACGCGCTGGGATACGTCGTAAACCATGTTGTCGCGCAAATAATCAAAGCCGAATTCGCTGCCGATTCCGTACGTGATGTCCGCTTGATATGCCGCTTTTTTCTCTTCCGTTTCCATCATCGGAAGGTTCAGCCCGACCGTCAGCCCTAAAAATTCATGAATTTGTCCAATCAATTCGCGGTCCCGTCTGGCTAAATATTCGTTGACGGTAATGACATGCACTCCTTTTCCTTCCAAAGCGCGCAAATAGCTCGGCAATGACGCGACGAGCGTTTTTCCTTCTCCTGTCGCCATTTCGGCAACGTTTCCTTCCGCCAGCACAAGCCCGCCGATTAGCTGGACGTCGAAATGGCGCATGCCGAGCACCCGTTTCGATGCTTCGCGCACCACTGCAAACGCTTCAGCTTGAATATCGAATATCGTTTTTCCGTTGGCAAGTTCATTTTTAAAATAAGCTGTTTTTTCCCGCAACTCTTGATCGGACAGTTTCGCAAACTTTGGCTCCAGTGCGTTAATATGATCAACGATTTTGTAGTAGCGCTTCAACCGTCTCTCATCGTTATGGAATAGCTTTTTTACATAAGACAACATTCTGCTAGTCTCCTCCACAAATGTCGAATCATCACTTAATCTAGTATATCATTGTTTGTTTTGCGTTTCACTATATTGGAAAACGTTCTTAAAAATCGCCGAAATTCATCATCTTTTTCAACGGTCCGCTTGTCTGTGCCAAGTGCGAATCGCCTTTCCTGGCTCCGACAAATCGAAAGGAAGATGAGAGAAGCCTAAGCATATCAAGAGAAAGAAAAGCTTATGAGTATTTGGCTGATTATATCGAGCAGTGGAGTCAAAGGAAGGAAAAATTTATCAAACTATGAAACTTTTTTTATTTTTACTCGTCATAATAGATTGAATGATTTAAAAATAGGAGGAAGGTCAATGAAAAACTGGAAAAAAACCGCCGTTTCACTTGGGCTTGCTTCTATGCTTGTCCTGCCTAGTTTTGCCCAAGCGTCCACAATGCCGCCATTGGAGCAGTGGAAGAAGCAGCATGACCAGCAACATGCCGCAAAGGCCCGTCTCGCTTATAAACAGCTGAAAGAGGCGCAAGGCCAAATCAGCGAAGATATGCTGATCGTAAAGTACAAAGAGAAAATTCCTGCCAGCGTCCACCGCAGCCTCGGCGCAACGGTGAAAAAATCGTTTCCGCAGTTAGGCTATGATGTCGTAACAGTGCAAAAAGGAAAAACGATGCAAGAAGTCATGCGCGCCTATGCTAAGCTGAAAGCCGTTAAGAGCGTCACGCCTAGTTTTACATATAAAAAGCTTGGCACGAATGATCCGAAAAACAATAAAATGTACCCGCTTTCGTTATTGCAGATCGACAAAGCGTTGCAGCTTGCCGGCAAACATAGCGTAACGGTGGCGGTCATTGATACCGGTCTGGATATGAAGCATCCTGACTTAAAAGCACAGCTGCTTCCATCGTATAACGCAGCCAATCCGGCAAGCCCGGGAGTCAAAGATATTCACGGAACGCATGTTGCCGGGATTATCGGGGCGACCGCCAACAACGGCATTGGCGCACATGGCATCAATCCAAATGTGAAAATTTTGCCGATTGACGTCTTTAACGGCAGCTTGGGAGCGAGCGACTATGTTATTGCGCAAGGGATTTTATACGCCATTGAAAAAGGTGCAAAAGTCATTAATATGAGCCTGGGCGGCTATTTCAGCTCCCCGATTTTGGAAGATGCCGTGAAAAAAGCGATTGACGCCGGCATAACGGTCGTTGCGGCAGCGGGCAACGAATCAACCGATATGTATTCCATTCCGGCATCGTATGAAGGTGTCATTAGTGTCGGAGCTACTGACAGCGAAAACCATTTAGCGAACTTTTCCAACTACGGTCCATCCGTGGATATTGTCGCGCCGGGTGTCGATGTCTACAGCACCGTTTATGATCCGACAAAAGGAGCGTCCTTTGCGGAATTAAGCGGAACATCGATGGCTGCTCCGGTTGTTGCGGGCGTGGCATCGCTCATTTTATCAAAATATCCGAACTTAAAGCCATACGAAGTGGAAGCCATTTTAGAAAAAACGGCGACCGATCTTGGTGAAAAGGGCTATGATTTAAAATACGCGAACGGCCTTGTCAATCCGGTTGCCGCGTTAAACTTTGACATAAAGAAATTGCCGAAAAAAGAAACATGGACTGATGAAACGATTCTCGCCAAAGCCGCTCCGCTG contains:
- the wecB gene encoding UDP-N-acetylglucosamine 2-epimerase (non-hydrolyzing); its protein translation is MADKIKVMTIFGTRPEAIKMAPLVLELKKHSELIEPIVTVTAQHRQMLDQVLEIFDIKPDYDLNIMKDRQTLTEITVRALEGLDDVMKKVKPDLVLVHGDTTTTFVASLAAFYNQIAVGHVEAGLRTWNKYSPFPEEMNRQLTGVIADLHFAPTKKAYENLINENKKPDSIFITGNTAIDALKTTVTDSYKHDILEKIGDDRMILLTAHRRENLGESMRNMFRAIKRIVQEHEDVQVVYPVHLNPAVREVADEILGNDPRIHLIEPLGVFDFHNLAARAFLILTDSGGVQEEAPSLGVPVLVLRDTTERPEGIEAGTLKLAGTNEETIYSMARELLNNRSEYEKMAKASNPYGDGQASKRIVQAILYYFGKATNPPEPFSI
- a CDS encoding nucleotide sugar dehydrogenase — its product is MSKKICVIGLGYIGLPTSVMFANHGIQVHGVDINEKTVKMIQQKQLHIEEPGLQERLNKAIDSGKFTVSTKPEEADVFIIAVPSPINKDKTANLDYVRAATKSIVPYVRKGNLVVLESTVPPRTVEDVMLPILREANLEIGTELFVSHSPERVIPGRIFEELVNNDRIVGGINEESGRLTAELYKTFVKGTIHITDATTAEMVKVIENTYRDVNIAFANELAKISEKIGVNVWEAIRLANFHPRVNIHLPGPGVGGHCIAVDPWFLVELQPELAKIVSLARHTNDSMPEYTALKIKQILENENIHHGRVAVFGLAFKGNVDDMRESPSLEVIHHLEKLGLDYTAYDPHIKENKLACQTQQIEEAVAHADIIVILTDHNEFKTLHPEKIAPLVRTKIILDTKNCIDRSEWKKHGFHVLVLGDGKKQSR
- a CDS encoding WecB/TagA/CpsF family glycosyltransferase, with the protein product MKETFLGVHVCTYTYEQLVTKLMEDIDHNRKSFIVAINPEKIMKAQQDDRLRELLNQATYPIPDGIGVILASILKGGRIRSRVTGIDMMLRLCKEAAARGKKIFLYGAKPGIADEAKRRLEKMFPGIQIVGTMHGYEKDEQVVQEAINQSGADILFVALGSPAQEYWIANHMHSLSPKVYQGVGGSFDVISGRIKRAPLLVQKLGLEWLYRLLKEPWRWKRQLALPKFLIKVIRE
- a CDS encoding lipid II flippase MurJ, producing MSKLRIASILFLLSTFFLKFSSMFRDIIIANLFGNSYVTDAYIAAMTIPNALILFMLTGMKDAFLPSYYKYAKLGKGFSHLTNIVKGTFWISFVIAVAGALLSPLVIPKLYPDFNSHGTQIAIWTAVIYFLSVAIVGVNAVYEGYFDAQKMFSFSTFSQTIVVLCTIGGALFLHRPMGIYSVPFGYFVGTIFSFLIKLFYLGPRQFIDWKQPVDRKEVLSFYRVFLPIGLTIAVGQVNLFVNTLFAARLGEGAVSTLNYAFRLVSIPQAIFGVTIATIVFPLLAEARTKNDMALFRVGIEKGLTYMFLFLAPTVAGMLVLMKECVQIVYERGAFTASATAQTSEYSFLYIGSVLFYSIQAVIAKGFYTLEKGHYMLRAGIVSIIANIIFNAIFSSTIGAAGLALSASFVGLVYSLITFTTLYKITGGFRLSVVGKEYGKITISTLAMVAVLLFMKYELHADRLAIIPYLTVMIISGAAVYFVALWVFKVQSVKEILTKKRRKEVS
- a CDS encoding oligosaccharide repeat unit polymerase family protein, encoding MKRLGMLRKWNNEIDSFSPYFFFPFILILYFFVSLFDFGKIEYFEADRNILWAILAGLLSYLAAVYIVQKKNWMFPSMGLAFLKGKTKYFLYALGIIGLASYVIMLATGQIGIADESVRRHLDPKLNFLSSFLWFSVLFLICDRAVREHPLTKKQMRTYFSVLVVVLLLLVLMGYRTPIVIMCFTCLIVFHYTIRRIKLSWLLAFLFVIGLSLSLFGFFRVITEDQTKEFNSHEGPNVELSEEQVDRDAALLRKINETPKWVRGLTEVSVTGRIVLSKLMEYTDKHGYLYGKLHEGIFSTILPGEQLSPRMLITEMVNSLTVDKGKYVTRPGRTTTPTLLGQFYVEAGYWAIIIGFALYGVILSMLYNQMKQSGFASFQTIAYAFITTIFMISIHTGLLDLLFLLMIGYAIASSAIERTRANG
- a CDS encoding accessory Sec system S-layer assembly protein; the encoded protein is MLPFFKKQKQQKDERDSVVEASELLGSSDTDSGEEEVKTELSFHPSWNVSVEERYYYQFLHNQQRPLKKNQISLSGIDLKQVPQGYVVTAFVRNSLSRPVAFSPTPLLLLGPNNEVLARKVFDLSELGEVPPRSSRPWKFLFEQETLRTSEIPLVDWKLAFELPKQKRHSLDLEESWEKSLAAEDRQKLQALVQSLQPPKPGEVNFMGLQARQTEQGDLHVTLLIRNGSDKNIHIQQLALQVHDASGDVVASGAFALDNFEVKANTSKPWTFIFPKSLVTKENPDLRSWKVSLPSSSPQS
- the secA2 gene encoding accessory Sec system translocase SecA2, with the translated sequence MLSYVKKLFHNDERRLKRYYKIVDHINALEPKFAKLSDQELREKTAYFKNELANGKTIFDIQAEAFAVVREASKRVLGMRHFDVQLIGGLVLAEGNVAEMATGEGKTLVASLPSYLRALEGKGVHVITVNEYLARRDRELIGQIHEFLGLTVGLNLPMMETEEKKAAYQADITYGIGSEFGFDYLRDNMVYDVSQRVQRPFHYAIIDEIDSVLIDEAKTPLIIAGKTGVSSELSYLCARIVKTFQRDVDYYYDEETKATNLTEEGIAKIERGFGIDNLYDLEHQTLYHYIIQALRAHVLFQRDVDYIVRDGKIVLIDMFTGRPMEGRSLSNGLHQAIEAKEGLELTEENKTQASITIQNYFRLYPILSGMTGTAKTEEKEFQTLYGMDVVQVPTNKPVIRIDEPDRVFLTIDQKYKAVAKEVKRVHETGQPVLIGTTSILQSEKVAKYLEAENLPFRLLNAKTIEQEAQLISLAGQKGQITIATNMAGRGTDIMLGEGVAELGGLFVLGTERHESRRIDNQLKGRAGRQGDPGRSQFFISLEDDMFRRFAKEETEKWIKKAKTDENGEILNKDIHEFVDRVQRICEGNNFSIREYNLKLDDVLNDQRTAVYQLRNRILENDRLIPLMVDMLREYVPYEIEQHCPVGMLPEEWNLEKLSERLHEIIPFPAVQLPETINDIEDVKNSVQHSLEQYIHYLEAMNDAEQGLPEIRPSLLSIVDHHWLNHLDAMERLKEGIGLRYYSQEDPIRQYQREGFELFVYMYRQIEADICRRLAQAVTPKIAAS